The genome window gcattttttggcacctttaacatGAAAAATGTACCTGCTAATCATTAGGAAATAGAAATGCAAGAAAGGTTCAATCTATGCTTGTTTACTCTGCAGTGTTTGTAGCTTCCCTGTGGAggttttaatgcagtggttataAAACATACTGTTGCTTTGGCTATCCTTTAAGCCTCGTGTTCACTTAAGCCAGACTGTTTTATGTTGTACCCGATGGTGTACTCGTAAAAAATAATGTAGTATCCTCGGATGTAACCTGTAAAAGCGATAGTTCTGattttttgttctgataaacaaaaatgtataaattttgagcaatgtttgtaactaagCCATTTTAATTTATAGTATTTTGGAAAAAGCAATGGTTCTCCTGCTATCTGCTTGATTTTAAATGTCTTCGTGTTCaccaaaacaaagacatttaaacTGAAACGACTTGAGGGCGAGTAAACAATCCCTTTAAGGTTTTCTTCtaaatgatttaaaacacaataaacattTAAGTATCTCCGGTGCATCACAAAGTATAATAAAAATgtagcaggaccaaaacatgaAACAGAAGATAGGcataaaatatctttatttaaatTCTCCTCTTTGAAAATAGCAGATGGCTACAACAATATTGCTTAAATTCCACCGGATTTCAAGTGCATACACATTACACATTTAATAAAACGAAATCCCCTGGTCCCTGTACTAACCCCATTATTATGaactctacactgtaaaaaaattcagtagaaattacagtattaccggcagctggttgccagtatcttaatgtagattttacatttatttactggcaacagtttgtttaaagttaaatgaacattaaacattttcagtctttatcttctacagtaagttactggcaaccaggtGCATAATTACagtgtgtaaagtttttttaaagtgtatgctAATGTCATATTGGCATGTGGTTTTTATTAAGACTAACATCTTATGCATTGCAGTTCAACACAACCTATTGACAAGCATGGCGTTGCGAAACAACAAAAGGAACAGCACATTAAAGGAATTattcaagtaaaataaaaaatcatgcaattaTTGCTACAGAATTCAAGCAAAAATCTTGTGCATAGCATTGTTACAGATAGCATATTATAAAGAACCTGCAGATTTAATGACGGTGTGCATAAATATATCATTATTCCATTGCATTGCTACATGTTGTGCGTTAAATCACATGGACGTTCTCTCGTGTGTATTCGTCAAAGGGGATTTTTCTCGCAGTCTGATAGCACTGTGCTGTTGGTTGTGTTAAGCTGCCCTGATGCTGAGATTACAGCCTGGCAGGGAAGGACAGCAGCCAGCACAGATGGCATCGCTTCGGGTGGAGTCTGTACCCCTGGTGTCTTAATCTGAAATGCTGGCTAGTCTCTAGAGcactaaaaatataatttaaagacCCCTAATGCCCTTTTAAGACTTAAATACACTCCAAACAGTATAGTACATATCAtatcatttttatattatataagtaTCTCTCTATATATAATATTCTCTATCTCTATCATATCTATTTCTCTGTATAAATAATCGAAGCACACAATGTTGGCACATATATTCTTAATTCAAGCATTTGCGCTATGAAACCTAAAACAGAGTCTAGACAAACACAATGAGATCTAGGAGAAAAGTGCTTCCTTTAATCTTGTCACACATTGGACAGCTGTTGGCTTGACTGGCATCACCTCGGGCCCAATGTCCGCACACGACGAAAGGAAAGAAGAGGCAGGGTCCTCATTGGAAAGACGCACGGACCACGCGGCTCTTTAGAGGCTGAGGAGGGCGATAGTTGTTCACCATGCAACATGCCTCTTCATCCTCCTTGGAAAAGCGAAGGCTACGGAATCTTTCCATCTGTTTATGGAATAAAAGGAAATGTGAGAAGTGCCTGTTTATGTACGAAAAAACTTTTGAAGATACCGATTATAGGTTTGCAAACCGTTAAACATTAACTGTCCTGAACTGAATGCAACTCTTATTCATTCACATTTCCAAGAGAATTCACAATAGGTTAATTTTTATGCATAAAGTCAATAATTCAACAGGAAAGTGTAACTGGCAAATGAGGCATGGCCATCTGAGGTTATGTACACAGCCGAGACCTTGAAGAGCCAACCAACGTAATGACATGGGTGGTGTTAACTTTCACAAAAGCACTAGATCAAGGAAagttttatatactgtatttagATATTTCAAATAGTGTATGCAGTAGCTCCCAGTCTGATATGTTTTGtacataaaaatgcatttaatcaTCACATTATATTTTTGTCCTATCGTAagtgcattttttatttcttatgacCTCATATGAAAATGTCATGACCTCTTTTTAACTGTGAACTGGCAACATGCAGCCATCCAAATCTTTGCTGTGCAAGATTTCCCATTTCACTGCTAAATATGCAAACTCCTCTATGTTTGTGTTACGGCTATAAATGAGCATGACATGAGCAGGACCTGAGCAGGGCTGACGCTGATTGGCTCCTTGCAGACAATCCATGTGACGCTCTCGAGCAAAGGGGGTGTGGTCAGAGACCCCGGGTAGGTCCAGTAATTCAGTGACGTCGGGAGCAGGACACTGGGGTCAAAGTTCGGAAATGTGGTCTGCTGTCCCTGCAAGATAAAACGCACAGAGTGTGACATTGTGGAAGCCTGTAgaaatccatttttttaaaattcttaGCAAAATGTAATTGGTGGACATACCTTGCATTGAATGGCATTCATTACTTCCAGAATCCTCTGAAGTCCAGAATTGTCAGTGCCAATCTATTGAACAAAAATGAAGACACAAACTTTAATGTGGCCATAGTGAACACTGCAAAGCGATATAAAATAATTCACCAGATAAAAAGAAACGTATGACTGTATACAGACTTCCAAAAAGACTCCAACTACAGCGAGACCATCAGGTTTACTGGCCGCTTCACCGAAGCTGGAATATGCTGTGTTCCAGTGAACCAAATGgagctaaaaaaataaattgaaacaTTAATACTTATTTATGAGCATCAAAGAAAACATATTCATGTCTAGGACGGTTACATACCTCGGCTGGATAACATTTCCCATTGACGGTGTGTTCAGAACCTTTGTCATCTCTGTCCCCCCAATGAAAATGGAACTGTTTGAGTCTATAGATGCCTGAGATCGGACCTCCTTTTAGAACTGCCccaaaaaatgtaacagatcaTATTTTGGATGTGATGTCAATCTTAGTGACATTTCCATTGTGTGATTACAATTCTTGGAATACAAAACTTGTTAAACAGGTTCCATCTGCCCATTCATTTTACCATCATTCACACAAATGATAACCACAACAAACTATTCACTGCTTGGCacatgttaaataaaaatgtgtgtacttatatgtgatttttttgtCTGAGGTTCTTGAGTGAACTAACATTACAGTAAGCTAATCACAGATGAGCGTCAGCGTTCTGAAGCGAATCATCTTTCGTGTACGCGCGTCAAAGCgcaaaatacttttttgaacTGCGCGCGCGCTCATGGAGCTGAGGATGAAAACAGAGCTTGTGGCGGTgataataacactttacatacTTTAGGATAGTAGTTAGTGCActgtacaaattttttttttttaaatgagaataaaaatgatgcgctgtcactctAAACAAACGGTTACGCAATCTGGGTTATAttaacacactaaatgcgtaaGATACATGTGTTATAatggaacaacacattttgtgttaattttaatttatttaataaatttaattAGGCTAACTCAAAATGGCACATCATGTGGTAAATAACACAAACAATGTGTAAATTACCACATCCTTTTCAGAGTGTTTGTGGATGTTCACACGTTGTAAATGTTGTTAATGCTTAACCATGTAAAAGTGAAAGCCAACGGTCTAGACTCGCTTTCTAAATGCGTAATAATTACGTACCATTATGTAGATACTTAAATACATATTAAATAGCAAGTTGCAATAAAGCTTTTATATTTGTGTCAAATTCAGTAATACCACGTCTGCAGATAACATCATTATTATATAACTTTTCCTTCAATTGTAATTGTTATCTGTTATAAACAATGCGTCATTTAAAATGCCCTGTGCTAAGTGAAGCTAATTATTATACAACATTCAGACAGTCAACTCAGCATAATAGAAAGTTAACAAATAAAGGCACGCACTTGAGCTGTCGACGTCGTCGGCAAAGGTGACTTGGAAGGAGTGTCCGTTGTTAAGGATGTCCATTGAAGTGGATGGATCATACTTCAGAGTAAGTGGCTGTAATGAAGAATCATATGATGCACCTTTGGGTATTATGTCTATAGGAGACTGCCGTGGTCCGTTAGCAATCGGGAAATTTTCACACCATTTGTCTGGTCCTAAAAGGGAACACAAAATAGTtgttattatatgaattttggATAAAAATACATTCAGATTAAAAACGGTTATTTTTGCAATTTGTTGCATTTAGGGAAAAATACTATGTATGTATTCGTGTGGAACAAACATCCATTTACTTCAAATAAAACACTtattaacacacacaaaaaaattatttatgtgAACCAAAACAGCAtgttatttgaaaaaaaaaatatgcatttatgACAGACATCTGTAAAGCTATATTGTACTTGTCACACATTGTGCTGACTGCGCAGTGGCCAAGGTGAACATGCCATTGCAAAGAGATCTAATGTAGGCTGAGACGCGTAATGCATGAAGAGACGCGTAAAAATAGACATATTTGATTCATCCTCGCCTGACTAAAGATGTTTCATTCACATGTAAAACCCACACGTGTCATGCATCTGTGTTATTATAATTGTCAGAATCGCGTGGGGGTCTTACCGTTATGTTTCGCGTATCCCCATCCTTTGGACATTTTGACAATGTAGCGCGTGTCCTGCCAGATCTACAGTAACATCACTTGCAGGTCATCAGGTTTATATAGAGACGCGCTGGACGATCTTTCTTACCGGGTTCGTCCCCATGACCGTAAATTAGGTGTTATCACCAGGAGGAGCTACCAAAGCAAACGCTcgtgtgctctctctctctctctctctctctctctctctctctctctctctctctctctctctctctctctctctatctgtgACTCCTCAGGAATGTGTGATCTGACAGCGCACTACGTATAGTTGTGGCACGCCTGGCTGTTATGACGTAACGTGATACTGAAGCGTGCCATCAGTCATCATTTATTGTTGATGGTTTTATTAGAAATTTTGCTGTAATCGATTTAAACTTTAAGATCCCCATATAGACTTCATTGTGTTATGCTAGATTTTGCACAGTGTTGCTGAAAGTCTATAAACTATGAACTGTTTTATGAAAGGCTTATAAAATTCCTAGACAGTATAGTGTTGTTGAACTTAATCTTAGAAATAATATTTACAGTACCTCAGCTTATCAATTCACAATAGTTAATACTACAGATTGCTACAGtctaaaaaataaagtaaagtaattcgTGTAGCATACGGATTACTTTTATAGGAGTGGTTCATAGGTGTGGTGTTTTGGAAAGCAGTGACTTAAATGGCAAAGAAGTGGCAACATGTAAGATTTGTGTTTAAAGGAGAGAAGTTTGTTTAGTGTTGTACAAAGCACGGTGTGTATTGTTTTTCAAAAAGTGTGAAGCTGACAGTGTCATACTGAGAGTCAGGTTTCACTAACTGTGTGTTATTTACAGTATAAAACCTTTctacttgtgtgtgtgttttgacaAAAAGCCTTGATTTTAAAATTGTGCTAAACAATCGTAAAACTTTGAAATACCACTGTACATGCCTACTACAATTTGCTCTCTGTTGGTCTAAaagtatattattattattattaatattattatattttaaatgcaacaaTTTAAAGCTGTAAAGTTCAGTCTGAAATTGTCTATACAAAGTGAATGACCGCCACCTTGTGGTTGAAAGTCAtggttttaattttaaatgggTCATCATTCCTACTATTTGTGTCCCCAAGACATAATagtgtatattttatttaaaaatgtaattaagtaatactatttattttaaaacttgCCTTATATGATGAACTCCTCTCCACCATAGAAAACAATGTCATGTACCTagaattaaatgaaattaaaaataattactcATTATTTAGGACAAGTAGGCTGAACTGCCATGTCCGCAATTATGCTTAATTTTAGTTACAAATAAaactaattaaataaaataaatttctatttatagaagaaacaaattttgagaaatattgttaataaaataaatattgttaaaaatCTCCCTCTATGGTCAATGTGTTGTTTACCACATGAGTAGTAATGGCCGAGTTTAGCATAAAATGTCACTCCATTTACCgtccaatatattttttgtacagATTAATAAACCCTATTTAAGATGAAATTATAAAATCATGCTAAAAACAAAAAGGAAAGTACGATTGATATTTTAACAACTGATTTATTTCTATCTTTCTCGTCATATTTTAAATCACACAAACTCCATATCGCTAGAGGGCGCCAGTGAGTTTGCAACGTGAAGGAAATACGAAGCAGACAGTCACGGCAGACACGTGCATGTTTGGATAGCTGGAGCTGTCTAACGTTACACGTATGGAATAGATTCAGTTTTCTTTTATGTTGCTGTAATTGTTTTCTAGGATATATCTAATCTACCGTTAGCGTGATCGAGCTACAagtagttttgtttgtttgtttgtttgaaacgGTCACAGTTAAATCTACGTCCAGACAAGGCTACAAGGTAAACATGGCCAAAAATAAACAGAGAGGCAAAAAACAGCAAAATGTCTTTCAGGTAGCGAGCAGACAATCAAAACCCAAGAGCAAAGCAAAACCTGTGAAGACCTCCCTAAAACACGTAAGTtatagttttgttttttaatggaTGTGCCACACAGAGGATTGCAATTAATATTGACATTTCGCCTTCAgataaacactttaaaaaatgaaaaagtggAAAACTTAAATCAAATATTCACCGAAGTACAGAGGGATGTGAAGAGTTTATCAAAATGTACTGCCATTGAACCAAAAAAAGGACAAAAGgtaaacatctttaaatgtgcTGCTCTTTTACTTTCGCTATTATAAAGTGTAGTATACTTCTCTATTAAAGTAATTAATACACTTATTTATGTATACTGTAGTTTCTGTAGTATTATCTATATAAAGTGAGTTGATAAACTGTGCTATACTGTAGTATTTATTTActataataaagtattataGTAATAATACCCTATGTTGATCTATACTATACCATTATGTGATATAATGTATAGTGAATTCATAAACTGTAGTATATGGTAGTACTATAGTAAAGTGTAGTATACTGTAGCATAGCATATTCTAGTAATAATGCACCTTGTTAATGTATGCAATGCTATATTTGATATTATCTGTAGTGAATTGATGAActgtagtatttactatagtaaagtgTAGTATACAGTAgcacaggggtctccaacctttttgtgaacAAGGGcaaccacaatggataaaacgatctggagggctactttttgatatagtctactcaaaacttttttgtttattttatattacttgttgatatgttttagtattgtttaaaatgttaacatacgttaaccaagccaagctaatataaaaaatatggaataaatacacacaattgagattattaatagaatgtgctttggcgggcacctcacagactgtGCGGGAAACCTgaccttgactgtttaaaacctcggtataccttgaaaccggtaaacAATGTGAAACTAAAGCTAATGCCGTATAAATGGTTCaaatattaaacataaaaatatcttGTGCATATACTTGAAAAGTGTATTTGTACTaacctattttattttatatctgaTACAATGACATTCATACATTTAAGGTGTCTGAATAGTTTTTGGAGCCACTGTATATacagcagtggtctccaacatggtgcccgcccaagcacattctattaataatctcaattgtaatatttatttattgcatatttggttttttatgtatgttaacattttaaacatgataaaacatatcaacaagtaaaatgaaaaataaaatcagaTGTGGTttcccttgctcacaaaaaggtttgaGACACCTGTTATACAGTATGTTTAGATCATGAGGACTGAAATATATTACTGCCTCTTTTAGGTGGTCAGAGAAGCTCCACAGGAACCTGTAAACGTGGACAATGCAGCGCTGCTTTTCTCTCAACTTTAGATCTTCAAAGTTTTTTATGGCAAAGGATCAAATGGACTCTGGACAAAATCATTTTGCATAAATAGCCCATCATACCAACTGATCATCTATATAGTATATTGCATGGGTATGCCTGAGAGATTTTGTTGTGTGTAATAATAACTTAATATTTCTTCTTGCCCTTTGAATGCTGAGAGATGcattatatagtttttttaaacagtGGAGATTTTTTTCTGCATAACATAGCCCAAAAATAACTTTCCCTAATGCAGTAGATATTAAGATGTGaatattgtgtttgtttgtcgAAGCATAAAGAGTAAAGCtattaaaaaatgaatggtACTAATGAAACTGAAGTGACTGCGTGTAATGACCTCTTACGAACACTAGAGGGCGAACATTCATTATGTTGATCTTACTTAAGCTGTGGTGGTTAGATGTGGatgtaaatatacagtatgatgTTCATATGTCATTAAAACATTATCAAGACTCATGACACAAATGGtctaataattatattttttacactCACCTTCTCATTTCTGTTTATCTGTATGATGATTTAGTGAAGTGCAAGTTCCCCTATACAGTTAATGTAAATATAACATTACGTATAAATAATGAATCTCTCCTCtgttttgtaatgtaattatcTGCTGTGGTGAAATGCTCCATTATTAAGCCATAAAATCAGTTTAGTATTCATAGCAGGAGCTTAATATCCTAATAGAAAACTGCACATTAAgctttttcataaaaaaaatgaaattgcttTTCCTCAAAATGCTTTTTGAACATTTTCCCCTTCAACTTAACAACAGCACAATGTAGGTAATtcaaaatgtttgcaatttaACCTGTCAATATATACCTTCATCATAtttatcactgtaaaaaatcattttttaccATTAATCTGTCAAGAGCAATATTTTGCCTTTTTAGAAACTCTTCATGTTGCAACAGTTGGAGCTCTTTCATAAGATTGCAAATATAAAGAGCAATGCTTTATTTTCAAGCATCTGTTAAATCAACACAGCATCTCGACATTGCACGGCGTTCATCTTgtgaaaagctaaaaaaaacagATGATTGCTTTTTAAACGGCATAACAAACAGTTGCTAAGCACTTTTAAAGAGACAGgaaatttgtgtgtttttgtcacaCGACTGAAATGATAAAAAGCTGTACATGTGCATTTTCTGTACACCTGTCATGTCTGCGTGATGTCTTGATCTCTGTAATGCTTTCTGGCATTTTGATTTTGAGCTTTGCATATCTTGCACGataccaaaacattttaacacatCCGAATGTGTCAGGCAAAGTCTCTCTCGATTGCACTTTGGTCCTGCCATGTTTTCACTTGTCACATCTGCACCGGTTAATGTGTATTAAGGGGTTTCTTTAGAAACAATGTTTGTTACTTAAGCTGTCTGCCATTTTTTCTGTGTTAGTTTTGTTAAGTTCAGCATGATCTGAGTccaatttttgcacttaaaatTCCAAACACACCTTGTTGCTCTCTGCAAAACCTCCTGGAGAGCATAAAACAGGTCAGATCAGTCAACAACAGTGGAGTGGAGATGATATTGACTTCATCCGCTGGATGCCGGATCTGGATGAAGTCAATCAATGTTAATTCCTCAGTGCTTTCCGGTGGAAATAAGATGTACGTTCAGTTTTGTATTCATCTGGTATATCGAAATGAAAAGCTTGTGTTTATTGAATATTATCTCAGATTTGCATTTATCCTTTAGTAGatgattttatccaaagcaacttacaaatgaAAGCGCATTTAACATTTGGTCAGAGAAGAGGgtgacattttcatttttaaaagatacTTGTGAagtcggtaacactttacaatatacactcacctaaaggattattagaaacaccatactaatactgtgtttgacctaGTGATGgcagaaacgaagcttttcgaatcaattgaaccaattgcttcgaaaattgattcagtttttcgaagcagttcgaaacccacacacgctggcgacccctgctggtcaaaacagtgtaaagcagatctgtccacacattttacacttttttttacaaaataatagcaagatttttattaaaataagttaaaaaaattatttaacttaattaagacatagttaaaagtgtattatgtgtttttagttttatttagggcaaacaaatgaataaaactaactacccttttaaaggagcggtgaatcaaatactcaattttaacttgataatttgttatataagaggtcatcatacttaaatgaacatcctgcaagtttcagaactgaaaacgtccgtgctactgaaatataacagtttttggcaccaagccagtaaaacaagccagtgtggaattcggaaatctatgacgtcaaagtagaattgaagcaccgccccatagccaaatacaaggaccacttttgtagccccacccacagcttcgcgtgacacacgtgtgtctcaacaagtaaataggtgtgttcgagatcatccggcgctgcgcagaccgatcggcgaggtttgccgcttgcaggcgagggaggaactgaagacggagccgtgaagccggacacctgctgcttgccgtagtgacgtgtgcgccgtgtttccttgtttttaatcgcaAAGGAAGTGAATTAAAagctgaatttgataaaaacaaaccttttaataaaaagttgcaaccagaaacattttatatcgaatattttaattgctgctgcttatactgtatacccgaaaataacgggaaacaagcctatattattaaaataccaatagagtttgttattttcatttttattttaataatgcactgcttcaagtcagccaccgatcggtctgcgcagcgccgcgtgaagtcgaacacacctagtatgtctttaaagattgacaaatgtaacaaaaatgacttttaaatacattttttctgagagacttttattttgacgcggtgatctgttatgatagactggaaacgcattttcggttgtggaagaaccgcgtgggaacaacacagaagctaaatactttaattcggaggcttggaacataacattaaatgcatggaaaaagtttgctttttaagaagttccagctcgtgtggggagtgtttgttaactttgtgtacacggatttatttggaaagaagtcgatgctggatttgcagagagactgtgattaaaagcaccacttatattggatctgacaacaatgacacagcattatacacagtaagacattttactttatttaagttactgcatTTCACTATttctttgttagaagagatcgcttgatatgtcctgttgtaacatccgtgtctaaacacgtttgtttgactgttttaatttactaaaaacattaaacgattaataaaggtacaacacttaacaatacgactgtaatttaaaggtagaaatatacaaaaatagtTATAaggaaggatttatcagccgcagtttagattctgatgcccgtttactgtgttttatacggtatttaggcgagttacgtttgaaaggtcaaacactcaacaaagcttattttttatcatataactgtggtatttaacattacgtgaatgtaaaagcaacttcacaagcacaatcgaaatatacaaagttattgataaggatttattagccgcagtttagattctgatgcgcttactgtgttgtatacggtaatttagtcacgtcgagttttgtttctactttaatatacgtattgtcatttatgtgtatcatatttagcacccagaatcttttgtggctcaaacatatttgtgttcggctgctattttttatcacattaatgtttttaaaacatttgcccacatgtaatgaagctgtccaatcatagcagtgggtgtttacgtccaggtcttcaaacgaaccatttctccagagagccactaatccat of Paramisgurnus dabryanus chromosome 22, PD_genome_1.1, whole genome shotgun sequence contains these proteins:
- the ca2 gene encoding carbonic anhydrase 2, whose translation is MSKGWGYAKHNGPDKWCENFPIANGPRQSPIDIIPKGASYDSSLQPLTLKYDPSTSMDILNNGHSFQVTFADDVDSSILKGGPISGIYRLKQFHFHWGDRDDKGSEHTVNGKCYPAELHLVHWNTAYSSFGEAASKPDGLAVVGVFLEIGTDNSGLQRILEVMNAIQCKGQQTTFPNFDPSVLLPTSLNYWTYPGSLTTPPLLESVTWIVCKEPISVSPAQMERFRSLRFSKEDEEACCMVNNYRPPQPLKSRVVRASFQ
- the LOC135740321 gene encoding ribosomal biogenesis factor, with amino-acid sequence MAKNKQRGKKQQNVFQVASRQSKPKSKAKPVKTSLKHINTLKNEKVENLNQIFTEVQRDVKSLSKCTAIEPKKGQKVVREAPQEPVNVDNAALLFSQL